From Trichoplusia ni isolate ovarian cell line Hi5 chromosome 8, tn1, whole genome shotgun sequence, one genomic window encodes:
- the LOC113496488 gene encoding integrator complex subunit 6 has product MTIIVFLIDTSASMNQRAYLGGRPTLLDVAKGAVETFVKVRQRSPESRGDRYMLLTFEEPPANIKAGWKENLATFINELKNLQCLGLTTMGAALKHAFDVLNINRMQTGIDTYGQGRCPFYLEPSVIVVITDGGKLSSNAGIQEEFNLPMNCPIPGSELTREPFRWDQRLFSLVLRLAGTPAVERDTGLVPSDSSPIDAMCEVTGGRSYCITSHRMLMQCIDSLVQKVQSGVVINFEKIGPDPPPIDGANNREGEQDDANHEPDKEVEGDGERNGRWNSGQYQNPNQGASAPQAWHSCRRLIYVPRTVAQKGFAVGFWPIPESFRSDPNAQTLPPRSAHPVVKFTCSSQEPMVIDNLPFDKYELEPSPLTQFILARKQPTVCWQVFVANSGCKNSEINHPFGYLKASTNLTCVNLFVLPYNYPMLLPLLDDLFKVHRCKPTPEWKLAFQHYLDRMPAYYVAPLRRALTKMGASPQLLQSLIPDSQDNSLSFSVLNYLKRLKNQAKVEFEKLCADVINKSSSNITQKAAESVRVMPRSALRKDLTTHPCLQDKFSALRDQLNEFGGFVVGLSRGRHKTQAHTYRNPFDIQRRDLLDQVVRMRANFLQPSLAHTRLVDEDSLHSMPVAQMGNYQEYLKRMTPQLREIESQPVRQHMFGNPFKIDKRMMVDEADMDPVGGAVRGGGGGAGGKRGADSPRAAPPKRRAGPLPPHVTARRPASPAPPAAPAAPPAPPPACPLSPLAPLSPLAPHSPAPPRRPASPLAPVPSDLPSGRPPEEPPNMDTGGPAIIPASIPTGGSASGPAISPTSGPLPPPASPPAVAPPNLPPVVKPFLNGDAYTTMGSKLSRSPSPPGSPPPLLLHDSQELQINAILQGVAAENNSNARGRKRKRKNDKLLQLTMPPQLTRKEIADIRKHNLEVRAEVYRAVRRPGRDYSKLFEHLKQLQGGVDVRKEVVRDVINESLRFKRKALAKLLEDFLVGLERNGSSASISMKRVNNSVMYSNANNHS; this is encoded by the exons ATGACTATTATAGTTTTCCTAATAGATACTTCAGCCTCTATGAACCAAAGAGCTTATTTGGGCGGACGCCCAACGTTGCTCGATGTAGCCAAGGGCGCTGTGGAAACGTTCGTAAAG GTTCGTCAACGTTCCCCCGAAAGCAGAGGCGACAGGTATATGCTCCTAACTTTCGAAGAACCACCCGCGAACATCAAG gCTGGCTGGAAGGAGAACTTAGcaacatttattaatgaattgaAGAATTTGCAATGTCTGGGCTTGACAACAATGGGAGCTGCTTTGAAGCATGCTTTTGATGTTTTGAACATTAATCGCATGCAAACTGGTATTGACACATATGGACAAGGAAGATGCCCATTCTACCTGGAACCTTCTGTTATAGTTGTAATCACGGATGGAGGGAAACTTTCAAGCAATGCTGGCATTCAAGAAGAG TTCAACCTGCCTATGAACTGCCCTATACCCGGCTCAGAGTTGACTCGGGAGCCGTTCAGATGGGACCAAAGACTATTCTCGTTGGTGTTGAGGCTCGCTGGCACTCCGGCAGTCGAGAGGGACACAGGACTCGTACCATCTGATTCGTCGCCAATTGACGCAATGTGTGAAGTTACTGGCG GTCGTTCCTACTGTATCACGTCACATCGTATGTTGATGCAGTGCATCGACAGCTTAGTACAGAAAGTGCAGAGCGGCGTGGTGATCAACTTCGAGAAGATTGGCCCCGACCCGCCGCCTATAGACGGGGCCAACAACAGGGAAGGCGAGCAAGACGATGCCAACCACGAACCGGACAAGGAAGTCGAAGGAGACGGCGAAAGGAATGGA CGTTGGAACAGCGGCCAGTACCAGAACCCGAACCAAGGTGCAAGTGCTCCTCAGGCGTGGCACTCGTGCCGCCGCCTCATATACGTGCCGCGTACGGTCGCGCAGAAAGGCTTCGCTGTCGGCTTCTGGCCCATACCGGAGTCGTTCCGATCGGACCCCAACGCGCAAACATTA ccACCTCGTTCTGCACACCCAGTAGTGAAGTTCACGTGTTCAAGTCAAGAGCCCATGGTTATAGATAACCTGCCATTTGACAAGTATGAGCTGGAGCCAAGCCCTTTGACACAGTTCATATTGGCCAGGAAACAACCAACTGTCTGTTGGCAG GTCTTCGTCGCCAACAGTGGTTGCAAGAACTCTGAAATAAATCATCCATTTGGCTACCTAAAGGCGTCGACGAACTTGACATGTGTGAACTTGTTCGTATTACCCTACAACTATCCGATGCTACTTCCTCTTTTGGACGACCTGTTTAAAGTGCACCGCTGCAAGCCTACGCCAGAGTGGAAGCTAGCCTTCCAGCATTATCTCGACAGGATGCCTGCTTATTATGTTGCG CCTTTACGCAGAGCATTGACCAAAATGGGAGCGTCGCCTCAATTACTGCAAAGCTTGATACCAGACTCTCAAGATAACTCGCTGAGTTTCTCTGTACTCAACTATTTAAAAAGACTGAAAAACCAAGCTAAGGTAGAATTCGAAAAGCTATGTGCAGATGTCATCAACAAGTCTTCCAGCAATATTACTCAAAAG GCCGCTGAAAGCGTGCGAGTAATGCCTCGGTCTGCACTCCGGAAGGATCTTACAACACACCCGTGTCTTCAAGACAAGTTCTCAGCACTAAGGGATCAATTGAACGAGTTTGGCGGTTTCGTCGTAGGCTTATCGCGTGGAAGGCATAAGACGCAAGCGCACACCTACAGGAATCCGTTTGATATACAGCGGAGGGATTTGTTAGACcag GTTGTACGAATGCGCGCGAATTTTCTTCAACCATCCTTGGCGCACACTCGGCTGGTGGACGAGGACAGCCTGCACTCCATGCCCGTCGCACAGATGGGCAACTACCAGGAGTACCTCAAGCGGATGACGCCGCAGCTCAGGGAGATCGAGTCGCAGCCTGTCCGGCAACACATGTTCGGGAATCCCTTCAAGATAGACAAG CGCATGATGGTGGACGAGGCGGACATGGACCCCGTGGGCGGCGccgtgcgcggcggcggcggcggcgcgggcggcaaGCGCGGCGCCGACAgcccgcgcgccgcgccccccAAGCGCCGCGCCGGGCCGCTGCCGCCGCACGTCACGGCGCGCCGCCCCGcctcgcccgcgccgcccgccgcgcccgccgcgccgcccgcgccgccgcccgcctgcCCGCTGTCGCCGCTGGCGCCGCTGTCCCCGCTGGCGCCGCActcgcccgcgccgccgcgccgccccgcCTCTCCGCTGGCGCCCGTGCCCTCGGACTTGCCGTCTGGACGCCCACCCGAA GAACCTCCAAACATGGATACAGGTGGGCCTGCGATCATCCCAGCAAGCATTCCGACCGGCGGGTCAGCGAGCGGGCCTGCTATCTCCCCAACAAGCGGTCCGCTACCGCCGCCGGCTTCCCCGCCTGCTGTCGCGCCACCCAACCTACCACCCGTTGTCAAACCTTTTCTCAATGGAG ACGCGTACACGACGATGGGCAGCAAGTTGTCCCGCTCGCCGTCGCCGCCGggctcgccgccgccgctgctgctGCACGACTCGCAGGAGCTGCAGATCAACGCCATCCTGCAGGGCGTCGCCGCCGAGAACAACTCCAACGCTAGGGGCCGCAAGAGGAAACGAAAG AACGATAAATTACTACAGTTGACGATGCCGCCTCAGCTGACTCGGAAAGAGATCGCAGACATTAGGAAGCACAACCTTGAAGTGCGGGCCGAAGTATATCGCGCGGTACGACGACCCGGAAGAG attatTCGAAATTGTTCGAACATTTAAAACAGTTGCAAGGTGGTGTGGACGTTAGGAAGGAAGTGGTGCGCGACGTTATAAACGAATCGTTAAGGTTCAAACGTAAAGCCCTTGCTAAGCTTTTGGAAGACTTTTTAGTGGGACTTGAAAGAAATGGAAGCAGTGCCTCAATTAGTATGAAGAGAGTTAACAACTCAGTGATGTACAGTAATGCTAACAACCACAGCTAG